A stretch of DNA from Rothia mucilaginosa:
CGGGCCCTCGGCGGCGCGAACAATCAGCCAGCCGGACAGCGCGGTCAGTGCCGCAGCCATCAGGGACGTAATCGCAGCCATAATCACCGGGCCGGTTGCGGCGCGAACACCAATACCGGTCAGCTCCTTCAGGGTGCGCAGGCTTGCGAACAGGCCGGCAGGCTCGGCTTCCTCGGCCTCGGCAGCTGCGGAGGCGCCCGCCGGGGCGGTGCTTTCAGCCTCGTACTCTTCCCGATCCTTGAGCAGGTGCGCGGGGGCTTGCGCGGGAACCGCAACGCGGGCGGTGTTCGCCTCGGCGGTCCAGGTGTAGCCCCGAGCGGTCTGCACGGCACGAACGAGGGTGTCGCAGCCAGCGGCAAGCTCCTGCTCGTGGGTCACAATCAGCACGGTTGCGCCAAGTTCCGCCAGGCGGTGCAGGGCGCGGGTCACCAGGTATGCCGAGTAGGCGTCCAGGTGCGCGGTCGGCTCATCCACCAGGACCGTCAGCACGGTCTGCTCACCGCCCGCACGGTAGATAGCCTCGGCACGAGCCAGGGTTCGCGCCACGGCGAGGCGACGCGCCTGACCCGCGCTGAGAGCACCGGGCTCAAGGGCGGTGAGCTTCTCCATGCCCAGCTGAGCCAGTGGGCCAACCAGCAGCGCGGACTCGGCATCGGTGACGGACAGCTTCTTGGAGTCCATCGCTTCACCGAGTAGAGCAGCTGCACGCTCACGCTCCGCCTCGGTGGCGCTCAGCGCGTAGAGAGCCATTTCGGTCTGCACGGTGGGTGCAGTGAAGACCGGCGACTGCGGAATAACCAGAGTGGTTCCCAGACCGGTCACGCTACCGGTCACGTGCACGGGCTCCTCCGAGCCGGTGGGCACCAGACCCTCACGCACAGCACCGGAGAACACGTTCAGCAGGGTGGACTTACCGCAGCCGGACTCACCCATCACGCCGATCACCGCACCGCGCTCACCCTGGGCAGTAGTAACGCGACGGTCCAGGTTCAGGGACAGGTTAGTCAGCACGGCAGGACGCGCTGGGTAGCTCACCGACAGGTCCTTAACCTCAATGGTGGAAGGCTGAGCCTCTTCACTCTCAGGTGTAGCACTGTCCGCGGCGGCGGCGGGCAGGGGCGCATCGATAATCTTCTGGGCGCTACGCAGGGCGGCAACGCCGTCCTCCGACTGGTGGTAGGCGGCACCCACATCACGCAGCGGCTGGTAGCACTCGGGAGCCAGCAACAGCACAAGAATTGCGGTGTCCAGGCCCAGGGTGCCGTTGACCAGGCGCACACCAATCAGCACAGCAATCAGCGCCACCGAGATGGTGGTGATGAGCTCCAGCGCCAGCGAAGACATGAAGGCGCTACGCAGGGTCTGCATGGTGCGTTCGCGGTAACGCTGGCCGAGCGCGTTCATGGCGCGGGTCTGTGCACGCTCACGGCCCAGACCGATAATGACGGGCAGGCCGCGCACCAGCTCCAGAATATGGTCGGAGAGGCGGTGCAGTTCAGCCTGAGCTTCTGCGGTTTCGTCGCGAGTGTTCTTACCAATCAGGATCATGAACACCGGAATGAGCGGCAAGGTGCAGGCAAGCACCATGGCGCTCATCCAGTCCAGGGACGCCACAACGACCCAGAGGATGAACGGCACAACCGCAGTGGAAACGAACGCGGTCAGGGTCTTGGTGTAGTAGTCATCCAGGGCGTTCAGGCCACGGGACAGCAGCACAGCGGTCGCGCCGGTACCTTCGGGGGTGTCTGCGCCACCGGTGGCAAGCACACGCTTGAGCAGCGAGGAACGAATCTGAGACTTCGCTCCGGAGGCGGCACGCTGCGCGCTCACAGCCAGCAGGTAATCGGTGCCCGAGCGGACGAGCAGGGCAATGACGGCGACCGCAATCAGGCCGGGGGTAATGGTGTCTACGTCCCCGAAGAGCCCGCCGAGGCCGAGCAGCCAGCCGCCGTGCGCCTCCAGCTGCGCCTGCGCGGAGCCCGAGAACTCAATGTAGGCGCGGTACACGTCCGGGGCGCTGGTCTCTTTGAGGCGCGCATGCTCGGCGGCGACAGCGGCGAAACCGGCGTGTGCCGCGCGGGCAATGATTACAGCCAGGGCGGCACTGAAAAGCACCGTTGCGAGGGTGTGCACGGCGGTGATGACGCCGAACGTGCTGAGGGTTTTACGGGCGTCAGGGCCCAGGGGCGGGCGACGGTCAGCGCGGTCGTTGCGCTTTCCTTCGGTCACCTCTGGCGCCTCGGTATTCTGATGTTTGTCAGCATGACGCGGTGTGTGCGTTCGACTCACGTGTTGTCCTTAGTCTTCTGCTGTTTTTACCTCCCATTAGTTTAAGGCTTGGGCTATCTAATACCTATTTGACCAGTCAGGTTTCAGCTAATTGGCTGGTTCCCCAGCATCATCTCTAGCCGCGCATCGCGTCGGCGGGGCTCTTGCGGGACGCCACCCACGCCGGGTACGCCGAAGACACCAGGCCGGTGAGGGCGCCTACCCCCACGCCGAGCACCACGAATCCCGGGGAGAGAACCGCCTGCCAGCCCTGCACGAGCGAAAGAATAATGGTCGCAATCATGCCGGAGCAGGCACCAATGGAACCGCCGAGCACACCGAGCATGACGCCCTCCATGAGGAAGATGCGGGCAATCAGCCATTTACTCGATCCGATGGCGCGGCGCAACGCAATTTCTGCGGTGCGCGATTGCACGGACAGGTACATGGCGGTTGCCGCCGAGAGGGAAGCGAGCACCAGCAGAATCCCGGAGAGCACACCCACGTACAGACCCAGGTCCGAGGCGATGGACGCGCGTAGGCTCTGCAGGTCGGAGGGGGTTTCCACGTTGATTTGGCTGGGTTCAGCGGGTTTGAGGGCCAGCGGAATGGCCTTGGCGACCGCCTTGCCGTAGCCTCGTTCGGTTTCGGCGATGTAGGTCACCTGGCCGCGTCCGGTGCGCTGAAGTGCACCCGGCGAGACAATGACCGAGTTCCTGAATTCGTAGCCGCTATTGCCGGGGTCGAAGAGGCCGATGACCGGCATCAGCTGACCGTCCACCCAGATGCTCACGCCGGGTGCCACCTGCGGCAGCCCACCGAGTTTAATGCCGTACTCGACGGTGGGTAGCTCGCCGGGCCTGGGCTCGGTTGTGGCGTTATCTGCCGCCTTATCTTCGGGAATAATGCCGAGGGCGCGGGCAGCAGAAACCGAAACGATAGCGCCGGAGAGCTGCTCGGAGCGTTCACGGTCGGCAACGTTCTGATGGGTGAGGGTCGAGTTCATCTGTTCGAGCGCACGCAGGGTTTCGGGGTTCATGCGGGCACCGATTTGCTCGAGCCGGGTCTTCGAGGTGGAGCTGAGGCTAATCGCCGTTTTGGGTTCGTCCTCGTAGGGGCTGAATCGGGTGATTCGCACGTCGGCGGGTGCCACGCTACTGACGAATCCGGTGTTCTTCACGTAGTCCAGCGCGCTAATACGGTCGGCTACATTCTGCGCGGATTCGCCCTGCCGGTAGGTTCCGAGCACGTTCTGGTCATTGTCCCGGTCGCTGATGTAGAGCGTGGATTGTTCGGATCCGAGCAGGCGCTGGTTCACCTGGTAGCTGGCGGATTCGCTCATGCCGGAGGCGCTGATGAGTCCGCCCACGCCCAGTGCGAAGGACAGACCCAGTAGCAGGGTGCGTAGCGGTCGTGAGGTGAGCGCGGAAATTGCCTCGATGCTGTCGTCGGTGAGGAAGCTTCCGCGGCGATGCGTAGCGGGCTTCTCCCCCGGTGCGAGGCTGGCGGAGGCGTCTACCGGGGCACCTACCGTGGCTTCTGCCGGGGTGTCCGTTGCAGCCGGCACAGCCTCGGCAACCGGCACCGTAGCCAAGTCGGCGCGGCTCTGCTCGTGCAGCCGCCCATCCTCAATGCGGATCACGCGGCGGGCGGCGGCGGCAACCTCCGGGTCGTGGGTAATCACCAGCACAGTACAGCCGGTCGCGTTAATGCGCTGAAGAATCTCAATGACCTTGGCGCTATTGTGGCTGTCCAGGTTGCCGGTCGGCTCGTCAGCAAGAATCAGCGGCGGACGCGTGGCGAGAGCACGAGCAATGGCACAGCGCTGCTTCTCGCCACCGGAAAGGTAGCGGGTACGGATGCTGGCGCGGTCACTCAACCCCAGAAATTCTAGGGTTTCTTCGGTGCGTTGCAGGCGCTCGCTGTAGGGTACGCCCTGCACGCGCAGACCCATGGAGGCATTGGTCGTGCTGGTTTCGTCCAGCAGCATGTTTGAGGATTGGAAGATGAAGCCGAGGTGGTCTCGGCGCATTTCGTCGCGTTCTCTGTCGCTGAGTCCTTCCGTGTTTTTGCCGAAGAGGCTGTAGGTTCCGCTGGTGGGCGTGTCGAGCAGGCCAATGGCGTTGAGCAGGGTGGATTTACCGGAGCCCGACGGACCAATAATGGCGAGGAATTCGCCGCGTTCGACCACCAGGTCGAGACGATCGAGGACGGGTCGTTCGCTCCCCTCGAAGATGCGGGTAATGCCGTGCATTTCGATAGCGGGCGCGGTACCGAGCCCGGCGGCAGGTGTAGCTGCGGACGCTACGTTGGGCGCAATTGTAGGCGCACGTCCTGGGCTTGTGTCTGGGGTTATCTTACGGCGGCTCATGAGACAAGCACCTTCTGTCCCGCGCTGAGGTTCGCGTTGATTGCGGCGTATCCGCCGGCGGTGCGCAGAACCTCAACGTTGACTCGTTCGGTGGCGGGCGCATCCTTGCTGGTCGAGGTGGAGCTTCCGCCCTTTTCAACGAGCACGTAGGTGCCCTGGGAGTCCTGGCGTACCGCGGTAGTCGGCACGGCGAGGGTGGTTGAGGTGTTGCCCTTACTGGTGATGGATGCGCTCTGCCCCGGAGTGAGCTTGCTCGGGTCGTCGGCGCTGAATCGCACGCTCTTTGCCGCACCCTTGGAGGGGTCGTTCTGCAGCTCACCAATGCTGGTGATGGTGCCCTCCACACTGCCGGTGGAGGTGCGCAGGCTAACGCGGTCGCCGACCTTGAGCTTGTTGGCGACGGCGAGTTCAACGCTGGATTCCACGTAGGGTTCGCTGGTTTCTACACTCGCGATGGGGTTGCCGTCGCTGATGAGCTGGCCGACCGCCGCAACTGCGGTGACGGTGTGGCTTCCGCCGGGCAGAATCGCGTAGTTGTTGCGGGCAATGCTGGTGACCCCTTCGCTGGGCACGCCGGTCAGGTGCGCGCGGTGCAGGCGCGTGACGGCGTCGAGGGTGTCTTCGGTGACGGTGCCGCTCTGAGCGGTGGCGTACCCGGCGGAGTTCAGTGCCTTCTGGAAGGCGAGCACGTCGTCGCCGTTATCGCCCAGGTTGAGGTCGCGGTACAGCGGTAGCGGCCCTTCCAGCACGAAGACGGGGTCGGCGCCAATAATGCCGATGAAGTCACCGGCCTTGAGCACGTTGCCGGGCTTCTGGTTCTGGTAGACGAGCACCGGTTCACCGTTGGTGCGCGCGCTAATCGGGGCGGTCTCTCCAGCCTTGGTGGTTCCGGCGATGGCGAGGCCCTCGCTGACGGTGCGTTCTTCGACCTTCGCCCAGACCGGGATCACGGTTTTCGCCTGCACGGCCGGGTCGGGGCCCGTGGCGGCGTAGCGGGTGCCCAGGTAGAAGGACAGCATGAGCGAACCGATGGCGAGAATAGCCAGCAGCAGGAGCACGCGGGGTCGGGCGATGCGCTCGCTAAAGCGGTGCCCGCTGTTTTGGTTTTTCGTGTGAGTGGTCATGGCGGTGTCTTTCTGAACTGTGTCAGCGCTGTCTATTTCTCTGCGCTATATTTCGTTGCGCTGTCTTTTAGCGCCCCGGTTTACTGGTGCTCCAGAACGTACTGCTTGAACTTCTCGTCACGCTCACGTTCTGCCTTGCGTTCCTGCTCAAGCTGCGCCTGGTACTTGCGGATGAGCGGCATCTGGTATTGTGCCTCCAGGTCGTAGAGCTGCTTGCTCATGCCGACCTGCTGGTTACATTCGGCCTGGATGGTGGCGATGCGAATTTCCTCTTCGGAGGCGGGCTCGTTGAAACCGCCGTTCTTGCTCAGCTGCTCAGCCAGCGGGGTTTCCTCGGCGACGGAGCCGGCCGAGCGAGGGGTGAGGCCGCGGTCTGAGACGCACTGCTTCCACTTCTCTTCGAGCTCGCGGTGTAGCGTGCTACCGTAAACGGCATTGCCCGCCTCGGTGGAGATACGAATGTACGTGGCCTGATCTTCCTTCTCGGGCCTCTTACCTTCGGGCACCGCGGCGTCCAGGGCCTCGCGGGCCTTGGGGTAGCATTCGGTGCGAAGCTTGTCCTCGGGGCTCATGCTCTCCCCCGAGTTATAGGAGATGGGGGCGGCTGCGTTGTTGGGGTCTCGCTTCTGAGAACCGTACTTCTGGGCGTACTCGACGTTCCAGGGACCGTACTTTCGTCCCAAATCACCGCGGGGTGCGTTTTCAGAATAGGGAGCCTGGATGGTGTAGTTCTGCCCGTGTTCGGCAAAGCACTGCTTCATGGCAATCTGAAAGGCCGTGTATTCGTAGTGAGTGCGCTCGTAGTAGGTGTAATCGTCCAGGGGCATCTTCACGATGTCCTGCTCCGCGTCGAAGACGGCGTGGACGCTTTCGTCGCGTTCCAGCGGCGGGTTGAAGAGCGAGCATGCGCTCAGAGGCATGATGCCGACACAGAGCAGGGCACCCGTGGCGAGCAGGCGGCGGCGCGTGCCGGTACGAGGGGCGGTTCCGGTGCGGCGGTTGAGAGATTTCATCGTTGATCACCTTTCATAAGAGTGAGTTGTTCACCACATTACACGTTCCGCTCCCTGTCGCGCTCGAATTTCGGGGGGGGGTGTGCATCAAAAATTTTTTCGCCCCTCCCACTTTCTGAGGGCCGACCTCCCTCCCGGCACAAAAATCTAGGCGCAGAAATCCGGGCATAGAAAAATCCCCCGAACTTCTCAGAAGAGAAATCCGGGGGATCCTTCAATCAGCTACAGGCTACTTGGTCGGCAGTTCAGCCAGTTCGGTAGCGTCGTGAGCCTCGGGGATGTGATCCACGTGCAGACGCTTACGGAAGACCCAGTAGGTCCAAGCCTGGTAGACGAAGACGACCGGCAGACCAAGGCAGGTCACGAAGGTCATAACGCCCAGGGTGTACTCGGAGCTGGATGCGTTCGCAATGGTGAGCGAGTATGCCGGGTCCAGGGTGGAGGGCAGAACGTTCGGGTACATTGCGGTGAAGATTGCCAGCGCGCCGAATGCGAGGAACACGGACATACCAGCGAAAGCGCGACCCTCACGGCCACCCTTTGCGGAGATCCAAGCAATCAGAACAGCAACCACAGCCAGGATGGTGCACAGCCAGGAGACGCCGTTACCGGTGGTGAAGTCCAGTGCCAGAACCCATGCAACGATCGGCAGCAGCAGGACGGGAGACCAGCGTACCAGGGTGTTGCGGGCACGGTCGCGGATATCACCGTCGGTCTTCAGGGCGATGAAGGCAAGACCCTGAACCAGAGCGAAGCCCACGAAGCCCAGGCCGCCGAGCAGAACCGGCAGGGAGACCCATGCGAAGGCGCCGCCGACGCGGTCACCATTGTCGTTGATGGGCAGACCCATGGAGGTCAGGCCCAGCAGAGCACCGACGAGCAACGCGATGAAGAAGGAAGAAACAGACAGAGCGATGTTCCAGTTACGGATCCACTTCTCGTCGTTCTTCTTACCGCGGTATTCAATTGCGACCACGCGCAGAATCAGGAAGACCAGCGCGAGGGTCAGAGGAATGTACAGAGCCGAGAAGAGGGCTGCGTACCAGATGGGGAATGCTGCGAAGATAGCAGCACCGCCGGACACAATCCACACCTCGTTACCGTCCCAGACGGGGCCGATGATGTTCAGCAGCAGACGACGTTCCTTCTCGTTCTTAGTGAACTTGGAACCCATCAGCATACCGACGCCCAGGTCGAAGCCGTCAAGAATCAGGTACATGATGAGGAAGACGCCAATGGCGACAAACCAGAGGGTGGGCAGGCCAGGCTGACCGGCAAAGATATTGAAATCAAAGTTCATGGTGAATCAATCCTTACCCGCCTAGTAGGCGAACTCCAGCACATCGCGCTTGGACTTGTCGTTGGACTCGCCCTCGTGGTGCGACTGAACCAGCTCGGGCATTGCTGCCACAACACCGGCCTTGACGTACTTAATGAGCAGGTAAACCTCAACCACCATCAGCACACCGTAGAGCAGGCCCAGGGTGAGCAGGGAGAAGAGGATTTCTTCACCGGAAACACCCGGGGAGATAGCTGCTGCGGTGAACAGGTGAATCGAGGGATCACCCTGAAGGTTCGGAGCCACAACGAAGGGCTGGCGGCCCATTTCGGTGAAGATCCAGCCCAGTGCGATGCCAAAGAAGGGAGCCAGGATAGACCAGACAGCAACGTTCTTGAGCAGCTTGGACTCGGGGACGGTGCCTACGCCCTTCTTACGGGTTACCCACAGTGCGTAGAGGTAGAAGGGCAGTACGATTCCGCCGAGGCCCATCATGCCGCGGAAGCCCCAGTAGGAGACCTCAAGGGAGGGCAGGTAGTCAATCTTCTGACCTGCACGCTCACCGTAGAGCGGGTTGTTGGGCAGGTTGGTGCCGAACTTAGCTTCGTACTCGGGCAGCAGGGTCTGGATGCCCTTCACCGGGGTGTCGAAGTTGTCGTGTGCCAGGAAGGACAGCACGCCGGGAACCTCGATGACGGGGGTGATCTTGTCACAGCTCTGAGCGCCGAGCTCACCGACGGTCAGAACGGAGAAGGAGGTGCCGTCGTGGCACGCAGCTTCTGCAGCAGCCATCTTCATGGGCTGCTCGTGGATCATCATCTGTGCCTGAATGTGACCGGACGCGCCGATACCTGCGAAGGCGAGGAGGCCCACAACAGCGCCCAGGCGCAGGGACTTGAACCAAACCTGGAAGTCAGCCTTGTCGCGTGCGCCCTTGTCGGACTCACCAACAACAACCTTGCCGTCAACGACCTTGTCGATGCCGTCCTTGCGGCGGCGCCACAGCTTGTACCATGCGATACCAACCAGGAAGCCACCAGCAACCTGGATAGCCGAGGTGATGACGTGCGAGAAGGTCACCCATGCGAGGGGGTTCAGCAGCACAGCGCCGATGTCGGTCATTCGGGGACGACCGTCAATCATTTCTGCGCCAACGGGGTGCTGCATCCAGGAGTTTGCAACCAGAATGAAGAATGCAGAAATCCAGGAGCCGAGAACTGCCATGAACAGCGAGAATGCGTGTACAGCAGGCTTGAGGCGGTCCCAACCGAAGATCCACAGACCCAGGAAGGTCGACTCAACGAAGAAGGCGAAGAGGCCTTCCATTGCCAGCGGAGCGCCGAAGACGTCGCCGACGAAGCGGGAGTATTCACTCCACGCCATGCCGAACTGGAATTCCTGAACCAGACCGGTGGCCACACCCATTGCGAAGTTAATGAGGTACAGCTTGCCCCAGAACTTCGTCATGCGCTTGTATTCGTCCTTCTTGGTACGAACGTAGCGAATGTACAGGTAGGTCACAACAAGGCCCAGACCCAGAGTCAGCGGAACCATGAAG
This window harbors:
- a CDS encoding cytochrome ubiquinol oxidase subunit I, translated to MDPLDFGRWQFGITTVYHFFMVPLTLGLGLVVTYLYIRYVRTKKDEYKRMTKFWGKLYLINFAMGVATGLVQEFQFGMAWSEYSRFVGDVFGAPLAMEGLFAFFVESTFLGLWIFGWDRLKPAVHAFSLFMAVLGSWISAFFILVANSWMQHPVGAEMIDGRPRMTDIGAVLLNPLAWVTFSHVITSAIQVAGGFLVGIAWYKLWRRRKDGIDKVVDGKVVVGESDKGARDKADFQVWFKSLRLGAVVGLLAFAGIGASGHIQAQMMIHEQPMKMAAAEAACHDGTSFSVLTVGELGAQSCDKITPVIEVPGVLSFLAHDNFDTPVKGIQTLLPEYEAKFGTNLPNNPLYGERAGQKIDYLPSLEVSYWGFRGMMGLGGIVLPFYLYALWVTRKKGVGTVPESKLLKNVAVWSILAPFFGIALGWIFTEMGRQPFVVAPNLQGDPSIHLFTAAAISPGVSGEEILFSLLTLGLLYGVLMVVEVYLLIKYVKAGVVAAMPELVQSHHEGESNDKSKRDVLEFAY
- the cydB gene encoding cytochrome d ubiquinol oxidase subunit II gives rise to the protein MNFDFNIFAGQPGLPTLWFVAIGVFLIMYLILDGFDLGVGMLMGSKFTKNEKERRLLLNIIGPVWDGNEVWIVSGGAAIFAAFPIWYAALFSALYIPLTLALVFLILRVVAIEYRGKKNDEKWIRNWNIALSVSSFFIALLVGALLGLTSMGLPINDNGDRVGGAFAWVSLPVLLGGLGFVGFALVQGLAFIALKTDGDIRDRARNTLVRWSPVLLLPIVAWVLALDFTTGNGVSWLCTILAVVAVLIAWISAKGGREGRAFAGMSVFLAFGALAIFTAMYPNVLPSTLDPAYSLTIANASSSEYTLGVMTFVTCLGLPVVFVYQAWTYWVFRKRLHVDHIPEAHDATELAELPTK
- a CDS encoding ATP-binding cassette domain-containing protein; protein product: MTEGKRNDRADRRPPLGPDARKTLSTFGVITAVHTLATVLFSAALAVIIARAAHAGFAAVAAEHARLKETSAPDVYRAYIEFSGSAQAQLEAHGGWLLGLGGLFGDVDTITPGLIAVAVIALLVRSGTDYLLAVSAQRAASGAKSQIRSSLLKRVLATGGADTPEGTGATAVLLSRGLNALDDYYTKTLTAFVSTAVVPFILWVVVASLDWMSAMVLACTLPLIPVFMILIGKNTRDETAEAQAELHRLSDHILELVRGLPVIIGLGRERAQTRAMNALGQRYRERTMQTLRSAFMSSLALELITTISVALIAVLIGVRLVNGTLGLDTAILVLLLAPECYQPLRDVGAAYHQSEDGVAALRSAQKIIDAPLPAAAADSATPESEEAQPSTIEVKDLSVSYPARPAVLTNLSLNLDRRVTTAQGERGAVIGVMGESGCGKSTLLNVFSGAVREGLVPTGSEEPVHVTGSVTGLGTTLVIPQSPVFTAPTVQTEMALYALSATEAERERAAALLGEAMDSKKLSVTDAESALLVGPLAQLGMEKLTALEPGALSAGQARRLAVARTLARAEAIYRAGGEQTVLTVLVDEPTAHLDAYSAYLVTRALHRLAELGATVLIVTHEQELAAGCDTLVRAVQTARGYTWTAEANTARVAVPAQAPAHLLKDREEYEAESTAPAGASAAAEAEEAEPAGLFASLRTLKELTGIGVRAATGPVIMAAITSLMAAALTALSGWLIVRAAEGPAMMYLMVAIVGVRFFGLGRACARYAERLMTHSKVLAAANILRLRAWVGAWQSVSSVRALLRGDALLERLVGGIDELRDGVPRVIIPPAAHLLVMTAALITTACILPQALIPVLLAVLVSTFVAPWIVLRADARAEALARRSTAQMLRLGTGMLSAAEDLRANGVATTAEKANGALDAENLSALQKGSTAQGVGRTLVTLSWFGAALASAVIAYPLAVDGTVRAPEAAIVVLLCTGMLESSLGHVEAVRSWPAFSRLLATIAPSVRDVSLEGIVAVSTLKRSVPTEAEVDTHVLPRRAERLRARAEAEMEELLEADRQRAHRFDRPVSAADAQADSKAGSKSGSVRPPKPGEPTLVSCGTPQELGVKVTDPAPALSLQDAAARWPGMDHPVFTDLNMNARAGSWTAVTGPSGSGKSTVLATVLGFLPLESGRVLASGEVLEGEQLRGYAAWCPQAAHIFESTLEGNLMLARDRSDRPSEEELIEVLRRVGLGEWFDALPQGLRTPVGAGGSFLSGGQRQRLAVARALLVNSPVLLLDEPTAHLDADSARALMADLDAATRSSSVATVLVSHRPEDISRCDEVVRL
- a CDS encoding efflux RND transporter periplasmic adaptor subunit translates to MTTHTKNQNSGHRFSERIARPRVLLLLAILAIGSLMLSFYLGTRYAATGPDPAVQAKTVIPVWAKVEERTVSEGLAIAGTTKAGETAPISARTNGEPVLVYQNQKPGNVLKAGDFIGIIGADPVFVLEGPLPLYRDLNLGDNGDDVLAFQKALNSAGYATAQSGTVTEDTLDAVTRLHRAHLTGVPSEGVTSIARNNYAILPGGSHTVTAVAAVGQLISDGNPIASVETSEPYVESSVELAVANKLKVGDRVSLRTSTGSVEGTITSIGELQNDPSKGAAKSVRFSADDPSKLTPGQSASITSKGNTSTTLAVPTTAVRQDSQGTYVLVEKGGSSTSTSKDAPATERVNVEVLRTAGGYAAINANLSAGQKVLVS
- a CDS encoding ATP-binding cassette domain-containing protein — encoded protein: MSRRKITPDTSPGRAPTIAPNVASAATPAAGLGTAPAIEMHGITRIFEGSERPVLDRLDLVVERGEFLAIIGPSGSGKSTLLNAIGLLDTPTSGTYSLFGKNTEGLSDRERDEMRRDHLGFIFQSSNMLLDETSTTNASMGLRVQGVPYSERLQRTEETLEFLGLSDRASIRTRYLSGGEKQRCAIARALATRPPLILADEPTGNLDSHNSAKVIEILQRINATGCTVLVITHDPEVAAAARRVIRIEDGRLHEQSRADLATVPVAEAVPAATDTPAEATVGAPVDASASLAPGEKPATHRRGSFLTDDSIEAISALTSRPLRTLLLGLSFALGVGGLISASGMSESASYQVNQRLLGSEQSTLYISDRDNDQNVLGTYRQGESAQNVADRISALDYVKNTGFVSSVAPADVRITRFSPYEDEPKTAISLSSTSKTRLEQIGARMNPETLRALEQMNSTLTHQNVADRERSEQLSGAIVSVSAARALGIIPEDKAADNATTEPRPGELPTVEYGIKLGGLPQVAPGVSIWVDGQLMPVIGLFDPGNSGYEFRNSVIVSPGALQRTGRGQVTYIAETERGYGKAVAKAIPLALKPAEPSQINVETPSDLQSLRASIASDLGLYVGVLSGILLVLASLSAATAMYLSVQSRTAEIALRRAIGSSKWLIARIFLMEGVMLGVLGGSIGACSGMIATIILSLVQGWQAVLSPGFVVLGVGVGALTGLVSSAYPAWVASRKSPADAMRG